From Carettochelys insculpta isolate YL-2023 chromosome 22, ASM3395843v1, whole genome shotgun sequence, one genomic window encodes:
- the CCDC22 gene encoding coiled-coil domain-containing protein 22 isoform X1 — MEEVDNILICSLRLSGTPVPEEAQSLREFTTELIVESVVRCLRVINPPLGASLSHVLPPGMSARFRLGSSLAQACQELGYPGEVGYQTFLYSSEPEIRRLLLFLVEKLPRDDAEEAGQPAGKSAMLLRTIAAKIKEQLGMPWVPPTCRTPRLQLLQGACHLKPFRAHPLVLPHESGLVECQEFFRGFLPLVPAQPPQPGPVAPSLLERHAADLGAQNDWEAEWQNQGLASRLPPKEYLQWKRQRLQRRLLDQLRQAVPPPGTAGFLQPGAPDLAQLLGVLSAGGTGRPLAKGSRFSHAQRLAHGQDPQDLVGQMQEAAERLTPSKSSEQEMQQRQAEELAGLHGELQHLGAQVDAVGGQVKVLELGLSQAEAALWQQQLVLGGREETLRVKRQALELLPQADNNLAKLQLLVEGSAQRLVHLATQWETRREPLLEQYRGLRAARRSRQLESARHVAEIQALRERGRSVAAEARRKEELCRQLLTELESLPGDMSRTAYTQRILEIVGNIRKQKEQIGKILADTRALQKEINGLTGKLERTFAVTDELVFKDAKRDESVRKAYKYLAALHENCSQLIQSSEEAGAIQRQIRDLEEQVESEGAKMTPANLERILSDYRALRQENAALLGRSREP; from the exons ATGGAAGAGGTGGACAACATACTCATCTGCTCGCTCCGCCTCTCTGGAAC GCCGGTGCCCGAGGAGGCGCAGAGCCTGCGGGAGTTCACCACCGAGCTGATCGTGGAGTCAGTGGTACGATGTCTCCGTGTCATTAACCCGCCCCTGGGCGCCAGCCTCAGCCATGTGCTGCCCCCCGGCATGTCAGCCCGCTTCCGCCTCGGCAGCAGCTTGGCACAGGCCTGTCAG gagctgggctACCCAGGCGAGGTCGGCTACCAGACCTTCCTCTACAGCAGCGAGCCCGAGATCCGCCGCCTGCTGCTCTTCCTGGTGGAGAAGCTGCCCCGGGACGACGCGGAGGAGGCTGGGCAGCCGGCTG ggAAGTCGGCTATGTTGCTCCGCACCATTGCAGCCAAAATtaaggagcagctggggatgccCTGGGTGCCCCCCACGTGCCGCACTCCTCGgcttcagctgctgcag GGCGCCTGTCACCTGAAGCCGTTTCGGGCCCACCCCTTGGTCCTGCCCCATGAGTCAGGGCTAGTTG AGTGCCAGGAGTTTTTCAGGGGGTTCCTGCccctggtgccagcccagcccccacagccggGCCCTGTGGCCCCCTCCCTCCTAGAACGGCACGCCGCAGACCTGGGGGCACAGAACGACTGGGAGGCTGAGTGGCAGAACCAGGGCCTGGCGTCTCGCCTGCCCCCGAAA gagTATCTGCAGTGGAAGCGCCAGCGCCTGCAGCGCCGCCTGCTGGACCAGCTGCGTCAGGCCGTCCCCCCACCTGGCACTGCCGGCTTCCTCCAGCCAGGGGCGCCagacctggcccagctgctgggggtgctgagtgcggggggcaccggcaggcCCCTGGCCAAGGGGTCACGCTTCAGCCACGCCCAGCGCCTGGCACACGGACAG GACCCCCAGGACCTAGTGGGACAGatgcaggaagcagcagaaaggctcACACCCTCCAAAAGCTCAGAGCag gagatGCAGCAGCGGCAGGCGGAGGAGCTGGCTGGCCTGcatggggagctgcagcacctgGGGGCCCAGGTGGATGCCGTGGGGGGGCAGGTGAaggtgctggagctgggcttGAGCCAG GCGGAGGCagcactctggcagcagcagctggttctGGGGGGGCGCGAAGAGACGCTGCGGGTGAAGCgccaggccctggagctgctgccccaggctgaCAACAACCTGGCCAAGCTGCAG ctgctggtggagggcagtgCCCAGCGCCTGGTGCACCTGGCCACGCAGTGGGAGACGCGCCGCGAGCCGCTCCTGGAGCAGTATCGGGGCCTGCGTGCTGCCCGCCGCTCCCGCCAG ctggAGTCTGCCCGGCATGTTGCTGAGATCCAGGCCCTGCGCGAGCGAGGGAGGAGCGTCGCCGCTGAGGCCCGGCGCAAGGAGGAGCTCTGCCggcagctg ctGACGGAGCTGGAGTCGCTGCCTGGGGACATGTCGCGGACGGCCTACACCCAGCGCATCCTGGAGATCGTCGGCAACATCCGCAAGCAGAAGGAGCAGATCGGCAAG ATCCTGGCAGACACCCGGGCCCTGCAGAAGGAGATCAACGGGCTGACGGGGAAGCTGGAGCGCACCTTTGCCGTCACCGACGAGCTGGTCTtcaag GACGCCAAGCGCGATGAGTCGGTCCGGAAGGCGTACAAGTACCTGGCGGCTCTGCATGAG aaCTGCAGCCAGCTGATCCAGAGCAGCGAGGAGGCTGGGGCCATCCAGCGGCAGATCCGTGACCTGGAGGAGcag gttgAGAGCGAAGGTGCTAAGATGACCCCGGCCAACCTGGAGCGGATCCTGAGTGACTACCGGGCCCTGCGGCAGGAGAACGCGGCGCTGCTGGGGCGGAGCCGGGAGCCCTGA
- the CCDC22 gene encoding coiled-coil domain-containing protein 22 isoform X2: MEEVDNILICSLRLSGTPVPEEAQSLREFTTELIVESVVRCLRVINPPLGASLSHVLPPGMSARFRLGSSLAQACQELGYPGEVGYQTFLYSSEPEIRRLLLFLVEKLPRDDAEEAGQPAGKSAMLLRTIAAKIKEQLGMPWVPPTCRTPRLQLLQGACHLKPFRAHPLVLPHESGLVECQEFFRGFLPLVPAQPPQPGPVAPSLLERHAADLGAQNDWEAEWQNQGLASRLPPKEYLQWKRQRLQRRLLDQLRQAVPPPGTAGFLQPGAPDLAQLLGVLSAGGTGRPLAKGSRFSHAQRLAHGQDPQDLVGQMQEAAERLTPSKSSEQEMQQRQAEELAGLHGELQHLGAQVDAVGGQVKVLELGLSQAEAALWQQQLVLGGREETLRVKRQALELLPQADNNLAKLQLLVEGSAQRLVHLATQWETRREPLLEQYRGLRAARRSRQLESARHVAEIQALRERGRSVAAEARRKEELCRQLLTELESLPGDMSRTAYTQRILEIVGNIRKQKEQIGKILADTRALQKEINGLTGKLERTFAVTDELVFKNCSQLIQSSEEAGAIQRQIRDLEEQVESEGAKMTPANLERILSDYRALRQENAALLGRSREP; the protein is encoded by the exons ATGGAAGAGGTGGACAACATACTCATCTGCTCGCTCCGCCTCTCTGGAAC GCCGGTGCCCGAGGAGGCGCAGAGCCTGCGGGAGTTCACCACCGAGCTGATCGTGGAGTCAGTGGTACGATGTCTCCGTGTCATTAACCCGCCCCTGGGCGCCAGCCTCAGCCATGTGCTGCCCCCCGGCATGTCAGCCCGCTTCCGCCTCGGCAGCAGCTTGGCACAGGCCTGTCAG gagctgggctACCCAGGCGAGGTCGGCTACCAGACCTTCCTCTACAGCAGCGAGCCCGAGATCCGCCGCCTGCTGCTCTTCCTGGTGGAGAAGCTGCCCCGGGACGACGCGGAGGAGGCTGGGCAGCCGGCTG ggAAGTCGGCTATGTTGCTCCGCACCATTGCAGCCAAAATtaaggagcagctggggatgccCTGGGTGCCCCCCACGTGCCGCACTCCTCGgcttcagctgctgcag GGCGCCTGTCACCTGAAGCCGTTTCGGGCCCACCCCTTGGTCCTGCCCCATGAGTCAGGGCTAGTTG AGTGCCAGGAGTTTTTCAGGGGGTTCCTGCccctggtgccagcccagcccccacagccggGCCCTGTGGCCCCCTCCCTCCTAGAACGGCACGCCGCAGACCTGGGGGCACAGAACGACTGGGAGGCTGAGTGGCAGAACCAGGGCCTGGCGTCTCGCCTGCCCCCGAAA gagTATCTGCAGTGGAAGCGCCAGCGCCTGCAGCGCCGCCTGCTGGACCAGCTGCGTCAGGCCGTCCCCCCACCTGGCACTGCCGGCTTCCTCCAGCCAGGGGCGCCagacctggcccagctgctgggggtgctgagtgcggggggcaccggcaggcCCCTGGCCAAGGGGTCACGCTTCAGCCACGCCCAGCGCCTGGCACACGGACAG GACCCCCAGGACCTAGTGGGACAGatgcaggaagcagcagaaaggctcACACCCTCCAAAAGCTCAGAGCag gagatGCAGCAGCGGCAGGCGGAGGAGCTGGCTGGCCTGcatggggagctgcagcacctgGGGGCCCAGGTGGATGCCGTGGGGGGGCAGGTGAaggtgctggagctgggcttGAGCCAG GCGGAGGCagcactctggcagcagcagctggttctGGGGGGGCGCGAAGAGACGCTGCGGGTGAAGCgccaggccctggagctgctgccccaggctgaCAACAACCTGGCCAAGCTGCAG ctgctggtggagggcagtgCCCAGCGCCTGGTGCACCTGGCCACGCAGTGGGAGACGCGCCGCGAGCCGCTCCTGGAGCAGTATCGGGGCCTGCGTGCTGCCCGCCGCTCCCGCCAG ctggAGTCTGCCCGGCATGTTGCTGAGATCCAGGCCCTGCGCGAGCGAGGGAGGAGCGTCGCCGCTGAGGCCCGGCGCAAGGAGGAGCTCTGCCggcagctg ctGACGGAGCTGGAGTCGCTGCCTGGGGACATGTCGCGGACGGCCTACACCCAGCGCATCCTGGAGATCGTCGGCAACATCCGCAAGCAGAAGGAGCAGATCGGCAAG ATCCTGGCAGACACCCGGGCCCTGCAGAAGGAGATCAACGGGCTGACGGGGAAGCTGGAGCGCACCTTTGCCGTCACCGACGAGCTGGTCTtcaag aaCTGCAGCCAGCTGATCCAGAGCAGCGAGGAGGCTGGGGCCATCCAGCGGCAGATCCGTGACCTGGAGGAGcag gttgAGAGCGAAGGTGCTAAGATGACCCCGGCCAACCTGGAGCGGATCCTGAGTGACTACCGGGCCCTGCGGCAGGAGAACGCGGCGCTGCTGGGGCGGAGCCGGGAGCCCTGA
- the FOXP3 gene encoding forkhead box protein P3, whose amino-acid sequence MGMEWLAKEPPAPGCAPPSPNQRAPLCSPSPSPSLGAQRRQSPSPGRQDPPWELDGAAQCQRQRELVQRLEQQLERERQRLGAMRAQLSGAATAQPAPPTAMAAKGQRFPLGWPHAGAPLPAPKGVLQPSALPPLWGSHGAAAFSDLGPSLEFYRLTTARPPFTYATLIRWAILESPDRQLTLNEIYHWFSRMFGYFRHNSATWKNAVRHNLSLHKCFVRVEHVKGAVWTVDETEFQKKRSLRFPR is encoded by the exons ATGGGCATGGAGTGGCTTGCAAAGGAGCCCCCTGCACCCGGCTGCGCGCCCCCTTCCCCGAACCAGCGCGCCCCCctatgcagccccagccccagccccagcctgggggccCAGCGGCGACAAAGCCCGAG CCCCGGCCGGCAGGACCCGCCGTGGGAGCTGGACGGGGCCGCTCAGTGTCAGCGGCAGCGGGAGCTGGtccagcggctggagcagcag CTGGAGCGGGAGCGGCAGCGCCTGGGGGCCATGCGGGCCCAGCTCAGCGGGGCAGCCACCGCCCAGCCGGCCCCGCCCACG gcGATGGCAGCCAAGGGCCAGCGTTTCCCCTTGGGCTGGCCCCACGCCggagcccccctccctgcccccaagggggtgctgcagccatcagccctccccccactctggGGCAGCCACGGGGCAGCTGCTTTCTCAG ACCTGGGCCCCAGTCTAGAGTTCTACCGCCTGACCACAGCCCGGCCACCCTTCACCTATGCAACGCTGATCCGCTGG GCCATCCTGGAGTCCCCCGACCGGCAGCTGACCCTGAATGAGATTTACCACTGGTTCAGCCGCATGTTTGGCTACTTCCGCCACAACTCAGCCACCTGGAAG AATGCCGTGCGGCACAACCTGAGCCTGCACAAGTGCTTCGTGCGCGTGGAACACGTGAAAGGCGCCGTCTGGACGGTGGACGAGACCGAGTTCCAGAAGAAGCGGAGCCTGCGCTTCCCCCGCTAG